One window of the Arthrobacter sp. D5-1 genome contains the following:
- a CDS encoding peptidoglycan bridge formation glycyltransferase FemA/FemB family protein — MDTATLREFTARFATAEEIDNWDKHVTANPNGGNMLQSDAYAAVKDGNGWLVRRLVVETADYTSYNLLLEKKFPVLGRLWYLIKGPDAAAVDDISPLLKAISTLAKEQKMNVFTIKIEPDIVESPVVAAQLKAAGLVKAPNIQSNDSTALLDISAPANEVLRSISSRARNAVRRAQREGCEVVQGEPGEDSYRKLYALMRNTMDAKGAMPLRSYEYYAKFWEEFCSRGQGHFFFVYEDGAPSVGAFVINYGSKATYKDGGSTQNRKQYGDSHLVQWAAIQRMQELGCVEYDFCGTPPAARIKDKSHPLYGLGSFKTSFTKTVTDFVGCYDLVLGPVRYKLWLKGAERIFRRLETMRTGGQFY; from the coding sequence TTGGACACGGCCACCTTGCGAGAATTCACCGCCCGCTTTGCCACCGCCGAGGAAATCGACAACTGGGACAAGCACGTCACGGCCAATCCGAACGGCGGCAACATGCTGCAGTCGGACGCCTACGCCGCCGTCAAGGACGGCAACGGCTGGCTGGTCCGCCGCCTGGTGGTGGAGACCGCCGATTACACCAGCTACAACCTGCTCCTGGAGAAGAAGTTCCCGGTCCTGGGCCGGCTTTGGTACCTGATCAAGGGGCCGGACGCTGCCGCCGTGGATGACATCAGCCCCTTGCTCAAGGCCATCTCCACCCTGGCCAAGGAGCAGAAGATGAACGTCTTCACCATCAAGATCGAGCCGGACATCGTTGAATCGCCAGTGGTTGCAGCACAACTCAAGGCCGCAGGACTGGTCAAGGCGCCCAACATCCAGTCCAACGATTCCACCGCGCTGCTGGACATCTCGGCGCCGGCCAACGAGGTCCTCCGCAGCATTTCCTCGCGCGCCCGGAATGCGGTCCGCAGGGCGCAGCGCGAAGGCTGCGAGGTTGTGCAGGGAGAGCCCGGCGAGGACAGTTATCGCAAGCTTTACGCCCTCATGCGGAACACCATGGACGCTAAAGGCGCCATGCCACTGCGAAGCTACGAGTACTACGCAAAGTTTTGGGAAGAGTTCTGCAGCCGGGGCCAGGGTCACTTCTTCTTCGTCTACGAGGATGGGGCACCGAGCGTGGGGGCTTTCGTCATCAACTACGGCTCCAAGGCCACCTACAAGGACGGCGGATCCACCCAGAACCGCAAGCAGTACGGCGACTCACATCTGGTCCAGTGGGCAGCGATCCAGCGCATGCAGGAGCTCGGCTGCGTGGAGTACGACTTCTGCGGTACGCCGCCTGCCGCAAGGATCAAGGACAAGAGCCACCCGCTCTACGGCCTTGGATCGTTCAAGACAAGCTTCACCAAAACCGTCACGGACTTTGTGGGCTGCTACGACCTCGTCCTGGGACCTGTCCGCTACAAACTTTGGCTCAAGGGTGCGGAACGCATCTTCCGCCGACTCGAGACCATGCGCACCGGCGGCCAGTTCTACTGA
- a CDS encoding ISL3 family transposase, whose amino-acid sequence MDVLYAFIKSQELRALNEPTSPRPDAATAIFNLPDYRVTGTEVLAFGQRRIRVVATAEAGCPSCGVISTRVHSRRSQRLRDIPVAGPVEVVWAKRRFFCDEYLCPRRTFTEETAEVPRRARSTRRLREALVAAVIGSGRAAAEAASSFGVSWWLVQRALDSAALTLPDVDALAPRMLGIDEHRYRSVRFFRDPATKAWKRYEPWMTTIVDLDTGQVLGIVDGRDSEGVGDWLFARPLQWRLGVQVVAIDPSAAFRKALRMWLPRTAVSVDAFHLVKLGNDMLTEVRQRLTQQTHGRRGRSIDPVWANRRLLLRAGDTLSDRARDRLSNVFATDDVTGKLQAAWLVKEQLRALLTTGSLADAAAAKDRLQVLVERAAQPETNRLWRTICRWWKEIEVLIVTGATTAKVEANNTAIKHIKRTGRGFTNARNYKTRILLRSAARTAA is encoded by the coding sequence ATGGATGTTCTCTACGCATTCATCAAGAGTCAGGAGCTACGAGCCTTGAACGAGCCTACTTCGCCGCGCCCCGATGCTGCCACCGCCATTTTCAACCTGCCCGACTACCGGGTCACCGGCACCGAGGTCCTCGCCTTCGGGCAGCGACGGATCCGCGTCGTGGCCACCGCCGAGGCCGGCTGCCCGTCCTGCGGCGTGATCAGCACCCGCGTGCATTCACGCCGGTCACAACGCCTGCGTGACATCCCTGTCGCCGGCCCGGTCGAAGTGGTCTGGGCCAAGCGGAGGTTCTTCTGCGATGAGTACCTGTGCCCCCGCCGGACATTCACCGAGGAGACAGCCGAGGTACCGCGCCGGGCACGGTCCACCCGCCGGCTCCGTGAGGCCCTGGTGGCCGCCGTGATCGGTTCCGGGAGGGCCGCCGCCGAGGCTGCCTCTTCATTCGGTGTCTCGTGGTGGCTTGTCCAGCGGGCACTGGATTCCGCGGCGCTGACGCTGCCCGATGTCGATGCCCTGGCACCGCGGATGCTCGGCATCGATGAACACCGCTACCGGTCCGTGCGGTTCTTCCGCGACCCTGCCACGAAGGCCTGGAAACGCTACGAACCCTGGATGACCACCATCGTCGATCTCGACACCGGACAAGTCCTCGGGATCGTTGACGGCCGCGACAGCGAGGGGGTAGGAGACTGGCTGTTCGCCCGCCCGCTTCAGTGGCGGCTGGGCGTGCAGGTCGTTGCCATCGACCCCTCGGCGGCGTTCCGCAAGGCCCTGCGGATGTGGCTTCCACGCACCGCTGTCTCAGTCGACGCGTTCCACCTGGTCAAGCTCGGCAACGACATGCTCACCGAAGTCCGGCAACGACTCACCCAGCAGACCCATGGTCGGCGGGGGCGCTCCATCGATCCGGTCTGGGCCAACCGGCGACTGCTCCTGCGCGCCGGGGACACGCTCTCGGATCGGGCCCGGGACAGGCTCAGCAACGTGTTCGCGACCGACGATGTCACCGGGAAGCTGCAGGCCGCGTGGCTGGTCAAGGAACAGCTCCGGGCCCTGCTGACTACCGGCTCTCTTGCCGACGCTGCCGCCGCGAAGGACCGGCTGCAGGTCCTGGTCGAGCGAGCCGCGCAGCCGGAGACGAACCGGCTGTGGCGCACAATCTGCCGGTGGTGGAAAGAGATCGAAGTCCTCATTGTCACCGGTGCGACAACCGCGAAAGTGGAAGCCAACAACACCGCGATAAAACACATAAAGAGGACGGGTCGGGGATTCACCAACGCACGCAACTACAAAACCCGTATCCTGTTGCGCAGTGCCGCCAGAACAGCGGCATGA
- a CDS encoding P-loop NTPase fold protein, with product MIDPWTDSSLTDPKKDELERGPFVKMVASLIENLADSNDSTVLGLVGPWGSGKTTVLNYITAEIDESIHVVHFNPWSFDDERLQAELYSAILDAFPNDDRDSLRKKAFDLVRRSAPALKAIPIVGTAAAETVREFMPSKSWDSAFQDLAASIWVATRKVLVVVDDVDRLLPNDLLLLMKTVRLLGRFPRVNYLLAYDRASTVKTLGSVLGGTDNAEIYLEKIVQYPLDLPEPQQKFLQKIVRNHLEPVLNSASAGMNGGQTPKIRFESFYQDHMWTSLTTPRACRRYAMQAITFLGLADGNVDPADFFALTFLRLFYPNLYKRLPGWVEDLSLDQGYVSQHKPAEMDIWRDRMKSCGYEEQTDELIEALSSLFPRAFPGNGWGALGSRYRAYDREYFDRYFTFSLPAGDVSDVLVHRDLDKILTGTIRSGDTCPETFDHPVEDVRMKAVRKGKRHTDYTVDTRRLVRHLTSRLSKPQDRNEGIASSHALKVSWLAKLIGSQRTWEREDIEALVKKFERPAALGYALQLDHSDWADVPPGIYAATPNSESAETFASQLRQAWINHATTWLVEEWRKPESSVPEEERFEVWEYLAVFDGLRLLQTKTTEAMNSGTLTFTAFVTKFTVSPVLLGNYRAFPSELVLAINKLRDTVPVEMLLDEPLEDPVPLPEPTRDEVPSLAQRTNFAMRELKKWRKEQAKVQEAQLGDA from the coding sequence ATGATTGATCCCTGGACAGACTCTTCGCTAACAGACCCCAAGAAGGATGAACTCGAACGGGGACCATTCGTAAAGATGGTGGCGAGCCTCATCGAGAACCTTGCTGACAGCAATGACAGTACGGTTCTTGGTCTTGTCGGTCCGTGGGGCTCCGGCAAGACGACAGTCCTGAACTACATCACGGCAGAGATTGACGAGTCCATCCACGTCGTGCACTTCAACCCCTGGTCCTTTGACGACGAACGGCTTCAAGCGGAGCTATACTCGGCCATCCTTGACGCATTCCCGAACGACGATCGGGACAGCCTACGCAAGAAGGCTTTCGACCTAGTTCGGCGTAGTGCTCCTGCCCTAAAAGCCATCCCTATCGTGGGCACCGCCGCTGCAGAGACGGTGCGCGAATTCATGCCGTCCAAGTCCTGGGACTCAGCGTTCCAGGATCTAGCGGCATCGATATGGGTTGCAACCCGCAAGGTTCTGGTCGTCGTGGACGACGTCGACCGTTTGCTCCCCAACGACTTACTGCTGTTGATGAAGACCGTCCGTTTGCTTGGAAGGTTCCCACGGGTCAACTATCTGCTCGCCTATGATCGCGCGTCGACAGTAAAGACTCTGGGAAGCGTGCTGGGCGGCACGGACAACGCCGAGATCTATCTGGAAAAAATCGTCCAGTATCCTCTCGATTTGCCCGAGCCCCAACAGAAATTCCTGCAGAAAATCGTCAGGAACCATCTGGAACCAGTTCTAAATAGTGCGTCCGCGGGCATGAACGGTGGACAGACTCCGAAAATTCGCTTCGAGTCGTTCTATCAGGATCACATGTGGACGAGCCTAACTACACCCCGGGCGTGCCGTCGTTACGCAATGCAAGCAATCACATTCCTAGGCCTTGCTGATGGAAACGTGGACCCTGCGGACTTTTTCGCTCTCACCTTCCTGCGACTCTTCTATCCAAATCTCTACAAGCGATTGCCTGGCTGGGTAGAGGACCTGTCACTGGACCAAGGTTACGTCTCGCAACACAAGCCGGCTGAGATGGACATATGGCGGGACAGAATGAAGTCCTGCGGGTACGAAGAACAAACTGACGAACTGATCGAAGCCCTATCGTCACTCTTTCCTCGGGCTTTCCCGGGTAACGGATGGGGCGCCCTCGGAAGCAGATACCGAGCCTATGATCGCGAGTACTTCGATCGCTACTTCACGTTCTCATTGCCCGCAGGTGACGTTTCCGATGTCCTCGTGCACCGCGACCTGGACAAGATTCTCACCGGCACTATCCGCTCCGGGGACACCTGTCCAGAGACTTTCGACCATCCGGTTGAAGACGTGCGCATGAAGGCTGTGCGCAAGGGCAAACGACATACGGACTACACTGTCGACACCCGACGTCTAGTCCGCCATCTGACGAGCAGGCTTTCTAAACCCCAAGACAGGAATGAAGGCATCGCGAGCAGCCACGCGCTTAAAGTTTCATGGCTGGCCAAGCTCATCGGCAGCCAAAGGACTTGGGAGCGCGAAGACATCGAAGCATTGGTGAAGAAGTTCGAAAGACCTGCCGCCCTGGGCTACGCTCTTCAACTCGACCACTCTGATTGGGCAGATGTTCCGCCAGGGATCTACGCTGCAACACCAAATTCGGAGAGCGCAGAGACCTTCGCCAGCCAACTTCGACAAGCCTGGATCAATCACGCCACCACTTGGCTGGTTGAGGAATGGCGAAAACCCGAGTCATCAGTCCCGGAGGAAGAACGATTCGAGGTTTGGGAGTACCTAGCCGTGTTTGATGGCTTGAGATTGCTTCAGACAAAAACAACGGAAGCTATGAACTCAGGGACACTGACCTTCACGGCCTTCGTAACTAAGTTCACTGTTTCGCCGGTACTGCTCGGAAATTACAGGGCCTTTCCCTCTGAGCTCGTATTAGCGATCAACAAGCTCAGGGATACCGTTCCGGTCGAGATGTTGTTGGACGAGCCGCTCGAAGACCCTGTTCCACTTCCGGAGCCGACAAGAGACGAAGTTCCCTCCCTTGCGCAGAGAACCAACTTCGCCATGAGGGAGCTCAAAAAGTGGCGGAAGGAACAGGCCAAAGTCCAGGAAGCTCAGCTTGGTGATGCTTGA
- a CDS encoding RHS repeat-associated core domain-containing protein: MRSLLTVALAVTLVATGAAFTVLPETGAVSQVAGASNITPLDPVPVEQWQEPAADPIAPQGIDVAVGAASDTVLGDQAPLAKTAGVRTIVPMSGTNSGPVPSNPGGAGNFMALPGLGSGSWGTTGQTGGFTWNYPFPIREAPAGSTPALSLSYDSTRLDGLTSATNNQASVVGDGWALGGAGTIRQKFGSCKDQLPAGTQTWDLCGNPGGQEFTISFGSRSGLIIKDSNGKYHLQADDNTRLEFLQDTNTANGTRYGDYWKVTDPEGTEYYFGLNKLPGWTSGKATTNSTDYVPVRAATSTQPCNDIGTALCQQAYAWNLDYVVDVHGNSQAFYYTQDLNYYASAAGTGPRHIYVRASRLARVDYGMREGTELTAKAPMQVHLGYTGRCEGGTVCTDGTEHDVPTNFTCNTTTCAIQAPTFYTYYRLQTVISQTLVGASYGNADIWTLGHWMPDPEDGTKPSLWLRSVTHQGADTTSTGFGGWITDPATIFDGQGRYNRVWDVRTGQAPMNRIRLMTIINSTGARTTVNYMPADPGCTYDYIAAIVPETNTKRCFPQWWQPVDPVPQSERRDLFNIYPVQSVSTTPSPGFDGSAAVYQEYKYEDTLVWKYADPKYDSSTSGSKKTWSVFGGWSQVRKTTGNDPGGSNPYTITTYLRGINGTPSNSSGGVRAATLTATDGVTQIADQPWLAGRVLEQRSFAGTGTNYLSSTITLPWSSLNPTAKAPVSLDSVEAHYTGTSATKTRTASSVTGGWRTTYVANTFDALGRVTAVADHGDYTATTADDICTTTSYADNATANMLNLPAVSATFSAACNAGAPNGPLLRYTRTLYDTSTSAVPGSAGYVAPTKGDKTRTDAATATSGVVVTGWQTGPTMGYDALGRTVTATDNTTGAPRTTTTTYTPGTGAPTTVTVSNALQWKTVTTLDVIRGNTLKSQDQNLHETSAAYDQSGREIKSWDARRLQAAGTPTMTTSYGISNTSPSWVKATTATGVESFTIYDGMGRVRQTQAKSPGGGSIVTDTMYNSAGAKNLERHGYYVDSNPNGVLVTPTIAVPASTEYTYDTAGRVATAKRLGNDNIEQWTTSYSYVGIDTTTTKLTASGWSGSPETTVLNAQGKVESKTSYHGTTPTGSADKTTFVYDAFGQRTGMGDGQNLWTWKYDALGRGTSSIDPDAGTSSATYDAAGRVATRTDALETVTGYVYDALDRVTKQTVTAQGGTAKTLVTSTYDSDNANLGQLTSTTRNNGVNFDQPVTTTYSGFDLAYTPGTVTTTLPTTLTGFGGAYTFTTTTTYTGQIKAAGTPAIAGLPAENVAYGYTAFDTPSSIQANLNIYAGNTQYDHLGKLVSYEQFDNAESSGTNTTGKNVVSFNWSPSTGRLIDSQAFNVLPGKDESDLGTTRYKYDPAGRITSREQAYTARASSPSDYQCYSYDHADRVKAAWTPSVIAGCSTVPASTAGSVTGLTGPAPYAQTYTYTAAGDRAQVKRFSSNGALAVTESYAYPAPGTVGPHRLQSVTSVAGSTTSTQSFTWDAAGKMTGRAGQSLTYTLDGSLSTTTGATDVVANPNPGATAGTPPAPAAAVADDAASRFYDASGNLVGVKDGTGVTVTLGSITAHNTIGGTKSATKTYSFAGKVVAQRTSSSAVTGTKLAFIIGDRVNTAQTMTLPNTGTGPTTVITRRTDPLGLARGANGTATANGSFATAPSTTAGTGSNAASSTGFSAVNGYIAGLDDTVSSLTHLGARELDPVLGVFTAPDPILDISKQEGFTPYTYAFGNTINTSDPSGLKPTCDCDEDRGGTYLKAEYVSGPKFYGVEQEQRAAAPATSGAYVPTFADRLRWAYKKSYSAHAGEIRPYKATEDMSLKQKVWFLNHLSNYGVPDDEDMSWDEAFAGPLGDSLLMAVGGRGGAGKGSVGKGGGKGGLPGSGSLIRTLKDPQSLRGATPDQVKQLIPDSWTQSPLRKGDGTRYTNPDRPGEAIMIEKGTPGAQDPTHGGPYVRISKDGKIDRIPLEGNPALK; encoded by the coding sequence ATGCGTTCGCTTCTGACTGTGGCACTCGCTGTAACGCTCGTAGCAACCGGTGCCGCCTTTACCGTTCTCCCGGAAACGGGTGCAGTCTCGCAAGTGGCGGGCGCTTCCAACATCACTCCGCTCGACCCGGTGCCTGTTGAGCAATGGCAAGAGCCAGCAGCAGACCCCATCGCCCCACAGGGAATCGACGTCGCGGTGGGCGCGGCCTCAGACACTGTTCTGGGAGATCAGGCGCCATTGGCGAAGACGGCGGGCGTCCGCACGATCGTGCCTATGTCCGGCACCAACTCCGGTCCTGTTCCCTCCAATCCCGGTGGCGCGGGCAACTTTATGGCTCTGCCTGGCCTGGGATCCGGTTCTTGGGGAACCACCGGCCAGACCGGTGGGTTCACCTGGAACTATCCCTTCCCGATCAGGGAAGCCCCCGCTGGAAGCACGCCGGCGCTGAGCCTGTCTTACGACTCCACCCGCCTCGACGGCCTAACCAGCGCCACAAACAACCAGGCTTCCGTGGTTGGTGACGGCTGGGCTCTGGGCGGTGCCGGAACCATTCGCCAGAAATTTGGATCCTGTAAGGACCAGCTCCCGGCTGGTACCCAGACATGGGATCTCTGCGGAAACCCTGGAGGCCAGGAATTCACTATCTCTTTCGGCAGCCGCTCCGGTTTGATAATCAAAGATTCCAACGGAAAGTACCATCTGCAGGCAGACGACAACACCCGCCTGGAGTTCTTGCAAGACACGAACACCGCGAACGGCACCAGGTACGGCGATTACTGGAAAGTCACCGATCCTGAGGGAACCGAGTATTACTTCGGCCTGAACAAACTCCCGGGCTGGACCAGCGGTAAGGCAACCACCAACTCAACCGACTATGTTCCTGTCCGTGCTGCTACATCGACTCAGCCGTGCAACGACATCGGAACAGCACTCTGTCAGCAGGCCTACGCCTGGAACCTTGATTATGTCGTGGACGTTCACGGCAACTCCCAGGCGTTTTATTACACCCAGGACCTGAATTACTACGCTTCAGCAGCTGGCACCGGGCCTCGTCACATCTACGTCCGGGCCAGCCGACTCGCACGGGTTGACTATGGCATGCGGGAGGGGACCGAACTCACAGCCAAGGCCCCAATGCAGGTTCATCTTGGCTACACGGGCCGTTGTGAAGGCGGAACGGTTTGCACGGACGGCACCGAACACGACGTTCCGACCAACTTCACCTGCAACACCACGACCTGTGCCATCCAGGCACCGACCTTCTACACGTACTACCGCCTGCAGACGGTGATCTCGCAGACACTCGTTGGGGCCAGCTACGGCAACGCCGACATCTGGACTCTCGGCCACTGGATGCCCGACCCAGAGGACGGAACCAAACCTTCTCTCTGGCTGCGGTCTGTCACGCACCAAGGTGCCGACACAACCTCCACCGGTTTCGGCGGCTGGATCACTGATCCAGCTACTATCTTTGACGGTCAGGGTCGGTACAACCGTGTCTGGGACGTCCGGACCGGACAGGCGCCCATGAACCGCATCAGGCTCATGACGATCATCAACAGCACGGGGGCGAGGACAACAGTAAATTACATGCCCGCGGACCCCGGCTGTACCTATGACTACATCGCCGCGATCGTTCCTGAGACCAACACCAAACGCTGCTTCCCGCAATGGTGGCAGCCGGTAGACCCGGTTCCTCAATCCGAACGGCGGGACCTTTTCAACATATATCCCGTCCAGAGCGTTAGCACGACTCCCAGCCCGGGCTTTGATGGCAGCGCCGCGGTTTATCAGGAATACAAGTACGAAGACACTCTGGTCTGGAAATATGCCGACCCGAAGTACGACTCCAGCACAAGCGGTTCCAAGAAGACCTGGTCCGTGTTCGGCGGCTGGTCCCAGGTTAGGAAAACAACAGGCAACGACCCCGGCGGCAGCAACCCCTACACCATCACTACATACCTGCGCGGCATCAACGGCACACCGTCCAACTCCTCCGGCGGGGTCCGGGCAGCAACCCTGACGGCCACTGACGGCGTCACCCAAATAGCAGATCAGCCATGGCTGGCCGGCCGTGTCTTGGAACAACGCAGTTTTGCAGGCACCGGAACGAACTACTTGAGCAGCACGATCACCTTGCCCTGGTCCTCACTGAACCCCACGGCAAAAGCTCCGGTGTCCCTGGATTCCGTTGAAGCGCACTACACCGGAACCTCTGCAACGAAGACCAGGACAGCTTCCAGCGTCACCGGTGGCTGGCGCACGACCTACGTGGCGAACACCTTCGATGCGCTGGGTCGTGTTACAGCAGTCGCTGACCACGGTGACTACACAGCCACCACGGCCGACGACATCTGCACGACCACCAGCTACGCCGACAATGCCACAGCAAACATGCTGAACTTACCGGCCGTGAGCGCCACATTCTCTGCAGCCTGCAATGCCGGAGCCCCGAATGGACCCTTGCTGCGCTACACAAGGACCCTGTACGACACCTCCACTTCGGCGGTCCCGGGGTCTGCGGGATATGTTGCCCCGACCAAGGGCGACAAAACCCGGACTGACGCTGCTACGGCAACTTCAGGCGTCGTCGTCACTGGTTGGCAGACCGGCCCCACCATGGGCTATGACGCTCTCGGGCGTACTGTTACAGCCACGGACAACACAACCGGTGCGCCGCGGACCACAACAACCACATACACACCTGGCACTGGTGCGCCGACGACAGTGACTGTCTCCAATGCGCTTCAGTGGAAGACGGTGACGACCCTGGATGTTATTCGCGGAAACACCCTGAAGAGCCAGGATCAGAACCTTCACGAAACCAGTGCCGCTTACGATCAGTCGGGTCGCGAGATCAAGTCATGGGACGCACGTCGGCTCCAAGCGGCTGGCACCCCAACAATGACCACCAGCTACGGGATCTCCAACACCAGCCCGTCTTGGGTAAAGGCGACGACCGCAACCGGCGTAGAAAGCTTCACGATCTACGACGGCATGGGACGAGTCCGTCAAACCCAGGCGAAGTCCCCGGGGGGCGGGTCTATAGTCACCGACACGATGTATAACTCGGCTGGGGCCAAGAACCTCGAACGCCACGGCTACTACGTCGATTCCAACCCCAACGGGGTCCTGGTAACTCCCACCATCGCTGTTCCGGCCTCCACGGAGTACACCTACGACACCGCGGGCCGTGTTGCGACTGCCAAGCGGCTTGGCAACGACAACATCGAACAATGGACGACGAGCTACAGCTACGTTGGTATAGACACCACCACAACTAAGCTCACGGCTTCCGGATGGAGCGGCTCCCCTGAGACGACCGTGTTGAATGCCCAAGGAAAGGTCGAGAGCAAAACGTCCTACCACGGCACTACCCCTACTGGCAGCGCCGACAAGACCACTTTTGTCTATGACGCCTTCGGCCAACGCACAGGCATGGGTGACGGCCAGAACCTTTGGACATGGAAATATGATGCCTTGGGCCGGGGAACGTCAAGCATCGATCCCGACGCTGGCACGAGCAGCGCTACGTATGACGCCGCAGGCCGTGTTGCGACCCGTACCGATGCATTGGAAACAGTGACTGGCTACGTCTACGATGCCTTGGACCGGGTAACCAAACAGACAGTCACCGCTCAAGGCGGCACAGCCAAAACCCTCGTCACGTCCACATATGACAGCGACAACGCCAATCTGGGGCAACTCACCTCCACGACGCGCAACAATGGCGTGAACTTCGACCAGCCCGTCACCACCACCTATAGCGGCTTCGACCTCGCTTACACTCCGGGCACGGTCACAACCACACTTCCGACTACGCTGACTGGCTTCGGTGGTGCCTACACGTTCACGACGACTACTACGTACACCGGTCAGATCAAAGCAGCGGGGACACCCGCTATCGCTGGTCTCCCGGCAGAGAACGTCGCCTACGGATATACGGCGTTTGACACTCCTTCCAGTATTCAAGCCAACTTGAATATCTACGCCGGAAACACCCAGTACGACCACCTCGGCAAGCTCGTTTCTTACGAGCAATTTGACAACGCTGAGTCGTCAGGGACAAACACCACCGGCAAGAATGTTGTTAGCTTCAACTGGAGCCCCAGCACCGGGAGGCTGATCGACAGCCAAGCTTTCAACGTTCTACCTGGCAAGGACGAATCAGATCTCGGTACCACCCGCTACAAGTACGATCCTGCAGGACGTATCACCTCACGGGAGCAGGCCTACACGGCACGAGCGTCCTCGCCGTCGGACTACCAGTGCTACAGCTATGATCACGCCGACCGCGTGAAAGCTGCCTGGACGCCATCTGTTATTGCGGGCTGCTCTACGGTGCCTGCCTCTACCGCCGGGAGCGTTACAGGCTTGACTGGGCCGGCACCATATGCGCAGACGTACACCTACACAGCTGCAGGTGACAGGGCCCAGGTCAAGCGGTTCAGCTCCAATGGCGCCCTCGCGGTCACTGAGTCGTATGCTTACCCAGCACCTGGAACAGTGGGCCCTCACCGGCTGCAGTCAGTGACATCCGTCGCAGGTTCGACCACATCTACACAGTCCTTCACCTGGGACGCGGCCGGCAAAATGACCGGACGTGCGGGCCAATCGCTGACTTATACGTTGGACGGCAGCTTGAGCACCACCACGGGAGCCACCGATGTCGTCGCAAACCCCAACCCCGGAGCAACAGCCGGAACGCCGCCGGCCCCAGCCGCAGCGGTGGCTGACGATGCAGCCTCCCGCTTCTACGATGCCTCAGGAAACCTGGTCGGTGTCAAAGACGGCACCGGCGTAACCGTGACGTTGGGCAGCATTACTGCCCACAACACGATTGGCGGCACTAAGTCAGCAACCAAGACCTACAGCTTTGCTGGAAAGGTCGTTGCCCAGCGCACTAGTAGCAGCGCTGTCACTGGAACGAAGCTGGCGTTTATCATCGGGGACAGAGTTAATACCGCTCAGACCATGACACTGCCGAACACGGGCACTGGGCCCACAACGGTCATCACGCGTCGTACCGACCCCTTGGGCCTGGCTCGAGGTGCTAACGGAACTGCTACTGCCAATGGCAGCTTCGCGACAGCCCCCAGCACCACCGCAGGAACCGGATCAAACGCGGCAAGTTCAACTGGGTTCAGCGCGGTCAACGGCTACATCGCAGGGCTCGACGACACCGTTAGTTCGCTCACCCATCTTGGGGCCCGGGAGCTTGACCCAGTCCTTGGTGTCTTCACAGCACCGGACCCGATCCTGGACATCAGCAAACAAGAAGGCTTCACCCCGTATACATACGCCTTTGGCAACACCATCAATACGTCCGACCCCTCAGGTCTGAAGCCCACTTGTGACTGCGACGAGGACCGTGGGGGGACATATTTGAAGGCTGAATACGTTTCGGGCCCTAAGTTCTACGGTGTCGAGCAGGAGCAGCGCGCTGCCGCCCCCGCGACGTCCGGCGCGTATGTACCTACATTTGCGGACAGGCTCCGATGGGCCTATAAGAAAAGTTACTCGGCCCACGCTGGTGAGATTCGTCCTTATAAAGCGACCGAAGATATGAGTCTTAAGCAAAAAGTGTGGTTCCTGAACCACTTGAGCAACTATGGTGTTCCCGACGACGAAGACATGTCCTGGGACGAGGCATTCGCGGGACCACTCGGTGACAGTCTTCTGATGGCGGTCGGTGGTCGCGGCGGAGCTGGGAAGGGCTCGGTTGGAAAAGGTGGCGGCAAAGGTGGGCTTCCTGGTAGCGGGAGTCTCATAAGGACCCTGAAGGATCCACAATCCCTGCGTGGTGCCACCCCAGATCAAGTGAAACAGCTGATTCCCGATAGCTGGACGCAGAGCCCGCTGAGAAAGGGCGACGGAACCAGGTACACCAACCCAGACCGTCCGGGCGAAGCGATTATGATCGAAAAGGGTACTCCAGGGGCACAGGACCCAACTCACGGAGGCCCGTACGTCCGGATCAGTAAAGACGGTAAAATTGATCGCATCCCTCTAGAAGGAAATCCGGCCCTCAAATGA